The region CGGCGATCTCGCCCTTGAAGGGGCTGGGGAACTGCTGCAGCGCATTGCCGAAGATCGCGCCCGCGAGGCTGTGGAAAATGAGCAGCAGCCCGATGAACACCGCGATCACCGACAGCGGCGGGCCGCCCGAGATGCGGCGGATCACCAGCAGTTCGACCAGCGCGCCGATGGCCAGCGCGATCGCGACCGTCGCCAGCGCGGCCAGCCAGTACGGCAGGCCGGCGGCGATCAGCCACCAGGCGATATAGGTCGAGAACATCGCCATCTCGCCCTGCGCGAAATTGATCTTCTGGGTGGACTGGTAGATCATCACCAGCGCGAGCGCGAGCGAGCCGTAGATGCTGCCGGTGGCGATGCCACCGAGCACCTGTCGCAGGAAGATGTCGAATGCGTCCAAGCTCAGGCTCCCAGGTATGAGTTCTGCACGGTTTCGTTCTCGCGCAGCTGCGCGGAGTCGCCGTGCAGGGCGACGCGTCCGGAATCGAGCACGTAGGCGTAATCGGCGGTGCGCAGCGCGAGCTTCGCGTTCTGCTCGACCAGCAGGATGGAGACGCCCTCGCTGCGGTTGATCGCACGCAGCACCTCGAAGATGCGCTCCACCACCAGCGGCGCGACGCCGAACGAAGGCTCATCCAGCAGCAGCAGCTGCGGGCGCGGCATCATCGCCCGCGCGATCGCGAGCATCTGCTGTTCGCCGCCCGACAGCGTGCCGGCCTGCTGCAGCCGGCGGGGCTTCAGCGCCGGAAAGATCTCGTACATGCGCTCGGCCTGCTCGCGCACCTGCGCATCCCGCGGGAGCAGCCAGCCGCCCACCCGCAGGTTGTCCTCGACGCTCAGTTCCGCGAGCGTGCCGCGGCCGTCGGGCACGTGCCCGACGCCCAGCTTCGCCACCGCATGCGGGGAGCGCGATGCGAGCGGCTCGCCATCGACCAGCACGCGGCCGGCCGAGGCGCGCAACACGCCGGAGATGACGCGCAGCGTCGTCGTCTTGCCCGCCCCGTTCGCGCCGAGCAGGGCCGTGATGCCGCCGGCGGCCACACGCAGGCTGACGTCCTTCAAAACCGAGGTCGCGCCGTAACTCGCGAAGACCGATTGCAGTTCCAGCTTATGCGGCATGCTCGGCCCCCAGGTAGGCGCGGATCACTTCCGGGTCGCGCCGCACCGCCTCGGGCAGGCCCTCGGCGATCTTGCGGCCGAAGTCCATCGCCACGATCCAGTCGCACAGGCGCATCACCAGCGGCACGTTGTGTTCGATGAGGAGGATGGTGGTGTCCATCTCGTCGCGAATGCGCACGATCATGTCGCTCAGCGTTTCGAGCTCCGCATGCGTGAGGCCGGCCGCCGGTTCGTCGAGCAGCAGCACCTTGGGACGCGTGGCCATGGCGCGCGCGAGCTCGATGCGCTTCTGCACGCCGAACGGCAGTTCGGCCGCGCGCACCTGCGCATAGCCGGAGAGCCCGAAGCGGGCCATGAGGGCCTGGGCGGTTTCGCGCGTGGCCGCCTCTTCGGTGCGTACGCCGCGCAGGTTGAGGATCGACGGCACCACGCCGGCACGCGTGGTGCTGTAGGAGCCGACCAGCACGTTCTCGAGCACCGTGAGCGTCGGGAACAGCGCCACGTTCTGGAAGGTGCGCCCGATGCCGCGGGCGACCATCTCGTGCGGCGGGCAGCCCAGGAGCGAGCGTCCGTCCAGCTCGATGCGGCCCTCCTGCGGCACGATGAGGCCGCTCAGGCAATTGAACGACGTGGTCTTGCCGGCGCCATTCGGGCCGATGATCCCGCAGATGCTGCCCCGCGCGACGGAGAAGGACACGCCGTCCAGCGCCGTGATGCCGCCGAAGCGCACCGACAGGCCGTGCACCTGCAGCAATGCGGCTTCATTCACTCGACATGACCTTGCCGAAGAGCTGCCAGTTCGCGCCGTCGAAGCGCCACATCATCATCTGCGTGATGGGGTGGTAGTTGGTGGGCGAGGTGTTCACCTTGATGCCGGGCAGCAGCAGCGGCAATTCCAGGTCCTTGAGGTTCGTGGCCTGGCGCATGATGTTTTCGCGCGTGAGGTTGTCGCCGCAGCGCCGCAGCACCTCGGCCAGCGTCTGCGCGAGGCTGTAGCCGTAGGCATAGTAGAAATCCGTCGGGTCGCCGTTCGGCGCGTACTTGCGCATGAAGGCGCGGAAGTCGTTCATGCCCGCGTCGTTCTTCCAGGCCGGATCGCTCGGGTCCTTCAGGAACTGCGCCGACAGCATGCCGACCGACTTGTCGAAGCCCGCCGGCTTGAGCGTCTGGCCCATCGTGTTGGAGGCGCCCGCCATCAGCATCATCGGCTTCCAGCCGGTGTCGTACGCCATGCGGATCGCCTGCGCGGTGAACTTCGGGATCGAGATCAGCACCAGTGTGTCGGCCTTGGCCGCCGCGAGCGTGGTGAGCTGCGAATCGACCGTGGCGTCGGTGGGCGTGTAGGTGGCGGTGGCGACGACCATGGATTTCGCCTTGTCGCCGAGCCCTTCCATCAGGCCCTTCAGGTAGTCGCGGCCGAAGGCGTCGTCCTGGTAGAGGATGCCCACGCGCGCGGCCGGCTTGTTGGCCAGGATGTACTTGCCGTAGATGCGGCCCTCGATCGTGCCGGAGGCGGCGAAGCCCAGCGTCCAGGGATAGGCCGGGTCGCCCAGCTCGTGCGCGGTCGCGGCGAAGAAGAGCTGCGGCACCTTGTTGTCGTTCAGGTACTTGCGGATCACCGTGTTGTTCGCCGCGCCGAGCGTGCCGAACATCAGCGCCACGCCGTCCTGCTCCACCAGCTTGCGCGTGATCTCCAGCGCCTTGGGCGGCGAATACGCGTCGTCCTGGCTCAGCAGGTTGACCTTGCGGCCGTTGATGCCGCCACGCTCGTTGAGCATGGCGAAGTAAGCGACCGCCCCCTTGCCGATGCCGGAGAAGCCGGACGCCGGCCCGCTGTAGGGCATGGTCTGGCCGATCTTGATCTCGGTGTCGGTGACGCCGGGCGCGTACTGCTTCTGCGCGAACGCGCTGCCCGCGAAGGCAAGGGCGGCGGCGAGCACCGCCGTGAAAGTGGATCTACCCCAAACGGACTTGCTCATGAGACCTTTCCGGGCGGCGGCCGCCCTTTTTTCAAATCTAATTTAGATTTTATATTTGTTCGCAGCGCGGCGCAAGTGCGCGCGTGTTCAGAAGCTGTGGCGCACGCCCAGGTCGAAGCCGCGCGAACGGGCATTGGGTGCGGTGACCGCCTGGTTCAGGCCGAAGGCGGCGCCCCCCTCGTTGTCGATCACGGCGCCGGTGGCGTAGACCGCGGTGCGCTTGCTGAGGTTGTGCACGTAGCCGACGGCGAGCTTGGTCGCCTTCGGCCGGCCGGGCGCATCGGTCTCGTACGCGGACACCGACGCGCGCCACTGGTGGATGCCCACCGCCGCCGTCAGGCCGAGCAGGTAGCCCTTGGCCGTGACGGCCCCATTGCGGTCGCGCACCAGGTGGCCCATGACCCGGACGACGCCGAAGTCGTAGGCGCCGCCGAGGTTCGTCTGCCGTAGGTCGCCGGCGACGTTGCGTGTGCGGCCGGTGGCGGCGGCGACGGACCAGGCGGGCGCTGTCCAGCCCACCCGGACGCTGGCCCCGTTGCCGCTGCCGGCATCGGCCGCGTTGCTCGCGTTCTCGCCCGCGTACGCCATCGCGCCGACGTTGAGCCCCTGGAGCGACTGGCCGGTCGCGAACGCGTTGAACGCATGGCCGTAGTAGTAGGCGATGGCGTTGGACGCGCGTACGCCGGTGGCGCCGGTGATCGCGCCGTTCAGCGTGTGCGTGG is a window of Caenimonas aquaedulcis DNA encoding:
- a CDS encoding porin: MKLSHFALATAACIAAGNACAQSNVTIGGIVDINLAHGSGSIANKSFVGSSGIGASQLRFTGVEDLGGQLRAGFWLDSMLQPDSGAGTPTNTNNQASGGAAALAGSQGLTFNRRSTLSLGGPLGELRLGRDYTPSYWNLPVYDPFGNLGVGSTHTLNGAITGATGVRASNAIAYYYGHAFNAFATGQSLQGLNVGAMAYAGENASNAADAGSGNGASVRVGWTAPAWSVAAATGRTRNVAGDLRQTNLGGAYDFGVVRVMGHLVRDRNGAVTAKGYLLGLTAAVGIHQWRASVSAYETDAPGRPKATKLAVGYVHNLSKRTAVYATGAVIDNEGGAAFGLNQAVTAPNARSRGFDLGVRHSF
- a CDS encoding ABC transporter ATP-binding protein produces the protein MPHKLELQSVFASYGATSVLKDVSLRVAAGGITALLGANGAGKTTTLRVISGVLRASAGRVLVDGEPLASRSPHAVAKLGVGHVPDGRGTLAELSVEDNLRVGGWLLPRDAQVREQAERMYEIFPALKPRRLQQAGTLSGGEQQMLAIARAMMPRPQLLLLDEPSFGVAPLVVERIFEVLRAINRSEGVSILLVEQNAKLALRTADYAYVLDSGRVALHGDSAQLRENETVQNSYLGA
- a CDS encoding ABC transporter substrate-binding protein; the protein is MSKSVWGRSTFTAVLAAALAFAGSAFAQKQYAPGVTDTEIKIGQTMPYSGPASGFSGIGKGAVAYFAMLNERGGINGRKVNLLSQDDAYSPPKALEITRKLVEQDGVALMFGTLGAANNTVIRKYLNDNKVPQLFFAATAHELGDPAYPWTLGFAASGTIEGRIYGKYILANKPAARVGILYQDDAFGRDYLKGLMEGLGDKAKSMVVATATYTPTDATVDSQLTTLAAAKADTLVLISIPKFTAQAIRMAYDTGWKPMMLMAGASNTMGQTLKPAGFDKSVGMLSAQFLKDPSDPAWKNDAGMNDFRAFMRKYAPNGDPTDFYYAYGYSLAQTLAEVLRRCGDNLTRENIMRQATNLKDLELPLLLPGIKVNTSPTNYHPITQMMMWRFDGANWQLFGKVMSSE
- a CDS encoding ABC transporter ATP-binding protein, yielding MNEAALLQVHGLSVRFGGITALDGVSFSVARGSICGIIGPNGAGKTTSFNCLSGLIVPQEGRIELDGRSLLGCPPHEMVARGIGRTFQNVALFPTLTVLENVLVGSYSTTRAGVVPSILNLRGVRTEEAATRETAQALMARFGLSGYAQVRAAELPFGVQKRIELARAMATRPKVLLLDEPAAGLTHAELETLSDMIVRIRDEMDTTILLIEHNVPLVMRLCDWIVAMDFGRKIAEGLPEAVRRDPEVIRAYLGAEHAA